Proteins encoded together in one Orrella marina window:
- a CDS encoding amino acid aminotransferase has protein sequence MSKLFQSVELAPRDPILGLTEQYNSDTRSHKVNLGVGVYYDDDGRVPLLRCVHKAEVDRVQAQLAHSYLPIEGIAKLNRGARELVLGKDSEAIKSERCVTVQSIGGTGALKIGADYLRALLPDAKVAISKPSWENHRALFEKAGFEVVEYPYYDPETHGLNLDGMLDFLKSLPAKSIVVLHACCHNPTGVDPTPEQWTEIAKVVQDKELIPFMDIAYQGFGDGLQADAAAVRLFVEKGLNCLISTSFSKSFSLYGERIGALTLVTDSAEEAARVLSQVKRVIRTNYSNPPTFGGAIVAEALNTPELFAMWEEELGEMRQRIKEMRSQLVNKLAENGVNMNFDFVMAQKGMFSYSGLTAAQVDKLREEHAIYAISSGRICVAALNSKNIDTVAKAIASVIKG, from the coding sequence ATGAGCAAACTTTTTCAGTCCGTCGAACTCGCACCGCGTGATCCAATCCTGGGTCTGACCGAACAGTACAACTCAGATACCCGTTCGCATAAAGTCAACCTGGGAGTCGGTGTCTATTACGACGATGATGGACGTGTCCCTTTGCTGCGTTGTGTTCACAAGGCTGAAGTTGACCGGGTTCAGGCTCAGCTCGCTCACAGCTATTTGCCGATCGAGGGCATCGCCAAGCTGAACCGTGGCGCACGCGAACTGGTTCTGGGCAAGGACAGTGAGGCGATCAAATCAGAGCGCTGCGTCACTGTTCAATCGATTGGTGGAACCGGCGCTCTGAAGATTGGCGCAGACTACCTTAGAGCGCTGTTGCCTGACGCCAAAGTCGCTATCAGCAAGCCGAGCTGGGAGAATCACCGCGCGCTGTTTGAAAAAGCCGGCTTTGAAGTCGTTGAGTACCCCTACTATGACCCCGAGACACACGGACTGAATCTTGATGGCATGCTCGATTTTCTGAAGAGCCTGCCCGCAAAGTCCATCGTGGTGCTACATGCATGCTGCCACAACCCGACGGGCGTTGACCCGACTCCTGAACAGTGGACCGAGATCGCCAAAGTTGTTCAGGACAAGGAATTGATTCCGTTTATGGACATCGCCTACCAGGGATTTGGTGATGGATTGCAGGCCGATGCAGCCGCAGTGCGACTGTTTGTGGAAAAGGGTCTAAACTGCCTGATCAGCACATCGTTCTCCAAGTCATTTTCTCTGTACGGAGAGCGTATTGGGGCCCTGACACTGGTGACCGATAGCGCCGAGGAGGCAGCCCGGGTGCTGAGTCAGGTCAAACGGGTCATTCGCACCAATTACTCCAACCCGCCAACATTTGGCGGTGCAATTGTCGCTGAAGCATTGAATACGCCTGAACTGTTCGCAATGTGGGAAGAAGAGCTCGGTGAGATGCGTCAACGCATCAAGGAAATGCGATCACAGCTTGTGAACAAGCTGGCTGAGAATGGCGTCAACATGAACTTCGATTTTGTGATGGCCCAGAAAGGCATGTTCTCATACTCGGGACTGACAGCAGCACAAGTGGACAAACTGCGTGAAGAGCATGCGATCTACGCTATTTCAAGTGGCAGGATCTGCGTTGCCGCCCTTAACAGCAAAAACATCGACACAGTCGCAAAGGCTATCGCAAGCGTTATCAAAGGCTGA
- a CDS encoding Fe-S cluster assembly transcription factor, with product MRLTTKGRFAVTAMIDLALRQHSGPVTLSAISQRQNISLSYLEQLFGKLRRHELVDSIRGPGGGYTLARLARNITVADIIFAVDEPMDATNCGGKSDCASGTDGRPGVCMTHELWSALNRTMVDFLDSVSLQDLVDQQRMRQLQEGTVQRSETPIRVSPTAADPFARRAGETVTV from the coding sequence ATGCGACTAACTACGAAAGGGCGGTTTGCGGTAACGGCGATGATCGATTTGGCCCTGCGACAGCATAGCGGTCCGGTCACCCTGTCCGCGATCAGCCAGAGGCAGAACATATCTCTGTCCTATCTTGAGCAGCTGTTTGGCAAGTTGCGTCGCCACGAACTTGTCGACAGCATTCGCGGCCCAGGTGGTGGTTACACGCTGGCCAGGCTGGCGCGCAACATCACGGTGGCCGATATCATTTTTGCGGTCGACGAACCCATGGATGCAACCAACTGTGGGGGAAAATCGGACTGTGCTAGCGGCACGGATGGGCGCCCTGGCGTGTGCATGACCCATGAGCTGTGGTCTGCGCTCAACCGTACCATGGTTGATTTTCTGGATTCGGTGTCCCTGCAAGATCTGGTTGATCAGCAGCGGATGCGTCAGCTTCAGGAAGGGACCGTGCAGCGCTCCGAGACTCCGATCCGTGTTTCCCCCACAGCAGCAGATCCGTTTGCGCGCCGTGCGGGAGAGACCGTTACGGTGTGA
- the hscB gene encoding Fe-S protein assembly co-chaperone HscB translates to MTSNRSPSFFELLGLAETFEIDPQDLQDRWKTAAAKVHPDRFAGGTAAERRVAMQWSAQLNEAYRTLRDPVSRARYICELNGHPVGDRPGGQLDADFLEQQMLWREALEEIRESTGSDDSQAPLHTREAVDSLRVQVEQARQACVTQVSRMIDAQCWPQAAAALQQWMFVDKFMQEVSRLKLTGS, encoded by the coding sequence TTGACTTCAAACCGTTCGCCCAGTTTTTTCGAGCTGCTTGGTCTGGCCGAAACATTCGAGATTGATCCTCAGGATTTGCAGGATCGGTGGAAGACTGCGGCTGCAAAGGTGCATCCGGACCGGTTCGCAGGTGGTACGGCGGCTGAGCGGCGGGTTGCAATGCAGTGGAGCGCCCAGCTCAACGAGGCTTACCGGACTCTGCGTGATCCGGTAAGCCGTGCTCGCTACATCTGCGAGCTGAACGGACACCCTGTCGGGGATCGTCCTGGCGGTCAACTTGATGCCGATTTTCTTGAGCAGCAGATGCTTTGGCGGGAAGCGCTTGAAGAGATCCGGGAGTCGACCGGCTCCGATGATTCGCAAGCACCGTTGCACACCAGGGAAGCGGTTGATTCGCTCAGAGTGCAGGTTGAGCAGGCGCGTCAGGCGTGCGTCACCCAGGTTTCAAGAATGATTGATGCGCAATGCTGGCCCCAGGCAGCGGCTGCACTGCAGCAGTGGATGTTCGTAGACAAATTTATGCAGGAGGTCAGTCGGCTCAAATTGACTGGCTCCTGA
- the uvrB gene encoding excinuclease ABC subunit UvrB, producing MTKGRFVEFPQSPFSLYQPYPPAGDQPVAIEQLSEGIDDGLMFQTLLGVTGSGKTFTMANIIARTGRPALVLAPNKTLAAQLYAEMREFFPRNAVEYFVSYYDYYQPEAYVPSRDLFIEKDSSINEHIEQMRLSATKSLLERRDTVIVGTVSCIYGIGNPSDYHAMVLVLRAGDRISRQEVLARLVAMQYSRNDAEFTRGVFRARGEVIDVYPAESADLAVRITMFDDEIESLALFDPLTGKVRQSVPRFTVYPGSHYVTPRETVLRAVETIKEELRERLKQLVDAGQLVEAQRLEQRTRFDLEMLGELGFCKGIENYSRHLSGAKPGDPPPTLIDYLPADALMFIDESHVTMGQLGGMYRGDRARKETLVQYGFRLPSALDNRPLKLEEFEHRMRQTVFVSATPAAYEQGRSDKVVEQVVRPTGLVDPIVEVLPAATQVDDLLDKARICVSHGQRVLVTTLTKRMSEELTDFLTEQGLKVRYLHSDIDTVERVEIIRDLRLGVFDVLVGINLLREGLDIPEVALVSILDADKEGFLRSERSLIQTIGRAARNVNGRAILYADRITDSMRRAMDETSRRRERQIAFNLEHGIEAKSVIKAVKELIDGVVVSTPVNAGQDDLPAFEPTDEKSVAKAIKQLEKKMLDHAKNLEFEQAAAARDALNRLKQQVLQYGA from the coding sequence ATGACAAAAGGCCGTTTCGTAGAGTTTCCGCAGAGCCCTTTCTCTCTGTACCAGCCTTATCCGCCAGCGGGCGATCAGCCTGTGGCGATTGAACAACTGAGCGAGGGCATCGATGACGGATTGATGTTTCAGACACTTCTGGGGGTGACTGGTTCTGGCAAAACCTTCACCATGGCAAACATCATTGCCAGGACTGGTCGGCCGGCACTGGTGCTGGCCCCCAACAAGACGCTCGCGGCACAGCTATACGCGGAAATGCGAGAGTTTTTTCCTCGTAACGCGGTTGAGTACTTCGTGTCTTACTATGACTACTACCAGCCGGAGGCCTACGTCCCGTCACGAGATCTCTTTATTGAAAAAGACTCGTCAATTAACGAACACATCGAACAGATGCGACTGTCTGCCACCAAGAGTCTGCTTGAGCGGCGCGATACGGTCATTGTGGGGACTGTATCCTGTATTTACGGTATCGGTAATCCTTCCGATTATCACGCGATGGTGCTGGTCCTGCGCGCAGGTGATCGAATTTCGCGCCAGGAAGTGCTGGCACGACTAGTGGCCATGCAGTACTCGCGTAATGACGCTGAGTTCACCCGGGGCGTGTTCCGTGCGCGCGGTGAGGTCATTGACGTGTACCCGGCAGAAAGTGCAGACCTGGCTGTACGCATCACAATGTTTGACGACGAGATCGAGAGCCTGGCTTTGTTTGATCCGCTTACTGGCAAGGTTCGCCAGAGCGTTCCGCGATTCACTGTTTATCCGGGGTCACACTACGTCACGCCTAGAGAAACGGTTCTGCGGGCTGTAGAGACCATCAAGGAGGAGTTGCGCGAGCGTCTCAAGCAGCTTGTTGACGCAGGGCAACTGGTTGAAGCCCAGCGCCTGGAGCAGCGCACCCGGTTTGATCTGGAGATGCTCGGCGAGCTCGGCTTCTGCAAAGGAATCGAGAACTACTCACGCCACCTGTCCGGAGCAAAGCCAGGCGACCCGCCGCCGACGCTGATTGATTACTTGCCGGCCGATGCGCTGATGTTCATTGACGAGAGTCATGTCACGATGGGGCAGCTTGGCGGGATGTATCGAGGAGACCGTGCAAGAAAGGAAACACTGGTTCAGTACGGTTTTCGTTTGCCTTCGGCCTTGGATAATCGTCCGCTCAAGCTTGAAGAGTTCGAGCACCGTATGCGTCAAACCGTGTTTGTTTCAGCCACTCCGGCGGCATACGAGCAGGGGCGCTCCGATAAGGTGGTAGAACAAGTGGTTCGACCGACAGGGTTGGTCGATCCGATTGTCGAGGTGCTTCCAGCGGCTACTCAGGTTGACGATCTGCTTGATAAAGCCAGGATCTGCGTCAGTCATGGCCAGAGGGTGCTCGTGACAACACTTACCAAACGTATGTCAGAGGAGCTGACGGACTTCCTGACCGAGCAGGGGTTGAAAGTGCGTTACCTGCATTCGGACATCGATACGGTCGAGCGAGTGGAGATTATCCGGGATCTGCGTCTGGGTGTTTTTGATGTGCTGGTGGGGATCAACTTGCTGCGCGAAGGTCTCGACATTCCGGAAGTCGCATTGGTGAGCATTCTGGATGCTGACAAGGAAGGATTTCTGCGATCTGAAAGGAGCTTGATTCAGACGATTGGACGCGCTGCCCGTAATGTCAACGGGCGCGCAATCCTGTACGCCGACCGGATCACAGACTCGATGCGCAGGGCTATGGATGAAACGAGTCGACGGCGGGAACGCCAGATAGCATTTAATCTGGAGCATGGAATCGAAGCAAAGAGTGTGATCAAGGCGGTAAAGGAACTGATTGATGGCGTCGTGGTAAGTACCCCGGTGAATGCGGGGCAGGACGATCTGCCGGCATTTGAACCAACGGATGAGAAGTCGGTCGCCAAAGCCATTAAGCAGCTGGAAAAGAAGATGCTTGATCACGCCAAGAACCTGGAGTTCGAGCAGGCTGCGGCTGCACGCGATGCGCTAAACAGGCTCAAGCAACAAGTGCTTCAATATGGTGCGTAA
- a CDS encoding low molecular weight protein-tyrosine-phosphatase: protein MMTKVLFVCMGNICRSPSAEGVFRHMINEAGLSDVIGIDSAGTHNFHVGEMPDARTIAAARKRGYEVTQRPARQISAEDFLEYDLILAMDWENLSAMQQQCPKHHRHKLMLLMRFANEFEEATVPDPYYGGLDGFGKVLDYIEDACQGVLEMVRKRATQYQAA from the coding sequence ATGATGACAAAAGTTCTCTTCGTATGCATGGGTAACATTTGCCGTTCGCCAAGTGCGGAGGGCGTGTTTCGCCATATGATCAATGAGGCCGGCCTGAGCGATGTAATTGGCATCGATTCCGCCGGGACACACAACTTTCACGTGGGTGAAATGCCAGACGCAAGAACAATTGCGGCTGCACGCAAACGTGGCTATGAGGTTACCCAGCGTCCTGCGCGGCAGATCAGTGCCGAGGACTTCCTGGAATATGACCTCATTCTTGCTATGGACTGGGAAAACCTGTCAGCGATGCAGCAGCAGTGCCCTAAGCACCACCGGCACAAACTGATGCTTCTGATGCGTTTTGCGAATGAGTTCGAGGAGGCCACTGTTCCGGATCCCTACTACGGTGGGCTGGACGGATTTGGCAAGGTTCTCGACTACATCGAAGACGCCTGTCAAGGGGTTCTGGAGATGGTTCGCAAGCGTGCGACCCAGTATCAGGCAGCCTGA
- the hscA gene encoding Fe-S protein assembly chaperone HscA: MAFLQISEPGQSPAPHQRRVAIGIDLGTTHSLVAAVRHSVAQCLPDEQGELLLPSAVYYAGDGKVLVGRDALAHQRSNPLDTLVSTKRLMGKSLEDARQSQMPYRFAEHGNSVSIVTDGATVTPVEVAAQILRALRERAQASLAEDLVGAVITVPAYFDDSQRQATRDAARLAGLTVLRLLNEPTAAAIAYGLDNDSEGVYAVYDLGGGTFDLSLLRLTQGVFEVIATGGDTALGGDDFDDVIVRHCLGKAKIADVDSPTQRHLLSAARRLREKLTECDEASEPTGLDEPSQLHLSRQVFEELAESLVQRTLVCAQRAMDDAGLDVTQVNGVVMVGGATRMPVVQRLVGAYFEQDPLVNLNPDEVVAMGAAKQANLLAGNRSVDEDWLLLDVTPLSLGLETMGGLVEIVIARNSTIPVARAQDFTTYQDGQTAMALHVVQGERDLVSECRSLARFELRGIPPMVAGAARIRVTFQVDADGLLSVTAREQSSGVEATVTVKPSHGLSDEDIANMLADGVASADADSQSRMLREHQVEARQLVESTIAALQSDADLLSEAERAVIDTQIGKTRLAIESDDVDAVRDNFEALSRATDEFAARRMDRSIRAALTGRTLDQI, translated from the coding sequence ATGGCATTTTTACAGATTTCTGAGCCCGGGCAGTCGCCTGCGCCGCATCAACGTCGGGTCGCGATTGGTATCGACCTTGGCACGACGCACTCCTTGGTCGCTGCTGTCAGGCATAGCGTTGCCCAGTGTTTGCCGGACGAGCAAGGTGAGTTGCTACTGCCTTCGGCAGTTTACTATGCGGGCGACGGCAAGGTGCTGGTGGGTCGTGATGCACTGGCCCACCAGCGATCTAACCCGCTTGACACGCTGGTGTCCACCAAGCGGCTCATGGGGAAGTCGCTCGAGGATGCCAGGCAGTCACAGATGCCTTACCGGTTTGCCGAGCATGGCAACAGTGTCTCCATTGTGACCGATGGTGCTACGGTTACTCCGGTGGAAGTGGCCGCCCAGATCCTTCGGGCATTGCGCGAGCGTGCCCAGGCCAGTCTGGCAGAGGACCTGGTGGGTGCGGTGATTACGGTACCAGCGTATTTCGACGATTCGCAGCGGCAGGCGACACGAGACGCGGCGAGGCTTGCCGGCTTGACGGTCTTGCGTCTTCTGAACGAACCCACTGCTGCGGCCATTGCCTATGGACTCGATAACGATTCGGAAGGCGTTTACGCTGTCTACGATCTGGGGGGTGGTACGTTTGACTTGTCTTTGCTGCGATTGACTCAGGGTGTTTTCGAGGTGATCGCGACCGGCGGAGATACCGCACTCGGTGGAGATGACTTTGATGACGTGATTGTGCGGCATTGTCTGGGCAAAGCAAAAATAGCTGATGTTGATTCGCCTACACAGCGTCATCTGTTGTCAGCCGCGCGCCGGCTGCGCGAGAAACTGACCGAATGCGACGAAGCGAGCGAGCCCACCGGCCTGGATGAACCGAGTCAGTTGCATCTTTCTCGTCAGGTATTTGAGGAACTGGCCGAGTCGCTGGTTCAGCGTACGCTGGTCTGCGCACAGCGGGCGATGGACGATGCAGGTCTGGATGTGACGCAGGTAAATGGTGTTGTGATGGTGGGCGGTGCTACCCGTATGCCCGTTGTACAGCGTCTGGTTGGTGCTTATTTCGAGCAGGACCCTCTGGTCAATCTGAATCCCGACGAGGTGGTGGCGATGGGTGCGGCCAAACAGGCCAATCTGCTAGCAGGAAACCGATCGGTCGACGAGGACTGGTTGCTGCTTGATGTCACGCCATTGTCGCTGGGGCTTGAGACCATGGGGGGTCTTGTCGAGATCGTCATCGCCCGCAATAGTACGATTCCGGTAGCGCGTGCTCAGGATTTCACAACATATCAAGATGGCCAGACGGCCATGGCATTGCATGTTGTCCAAGGCGAGCGTGATCTGGTGAGCGAATGTCGTTCCCTGGCGCGGTTTGAGTTGCGCGGAATTCCGCCCATGGTCGCGGGTGCGGCGCGTATCCGGGTCACTTTTCAGGTTGACGCGGACGGGTTGTTGAGTGTGACTGCCAGAGAACAGTCGAGTGGTGTGGAAGCAACGGTCACAGTCAAACCCTCGCACGGACTGTCTGACGAGGACATCGCGAACATGCTTGCTGATGGTGTTGCCAGTGCGGATGCAGATTCGCAGTCACGCATGTTGCGTGAGCATCAGGTTGAGGCTCGCCAGTTGGTGGAGTCGACCATTGCAGCCCTTCAGTCAGATGCAGACCTGTTGTCGGAAGCGGAACGTGCCGTCATTGACACCCAGATCGGGAAGACCCGCCTGGCGATTGAAAGCGACGATGTGGATGCAGTGCGCGATAATTTCGAAGCACTGTCGCGCGCAACCGACGAGTTTGCAGCCCGCAGGATGGATCGCAGCATCCGTGCCGCGCTGACTGGCCGAACCCTGGATCAAATCTGA
- the iscU gene encoding Fe-S cluster assembly scaffold IscU — protein MAYSDKVLDHYENPRNVGAFDKSDDHVGTGMVGAPACGDVMKLQIRVNDEGIIEDARFKTYGCGSAIASSSLVTEWVKGKSLDQAMDIRNTEIAKELALPPVKIHCSILAEDAIKAAVKDYKDKHGS, from the coding sequence ATGGCATACAGCGATAAAGTTCTGGATCATTACGAGAATCCCCGTAACGTCGGGGCGTTTGACAAGTCAGATGATCACGTCGGAACCGGGATGGTCGGTGCACCAGCCTGTGGGGATGTGATGAAGCTGCAGATTCGTGTCAACGATGAAGGCATCATTGAGGATGCACGCTTCAAGACCTATGGATGCGGTTCAGCGATTGCGTCGAGTTCACTTGTAACAGAGTGGGTCAAGGGTAAGTCCCTCGATCAGGCGATGGATATTCGTAATACCGAGATCGCCAAAGAACTCGCGTTGCCTCCGGTCAAGATTCACTGTTCGATTCTGGCTGAAGATGCGATCAAGGCCGCTGTCAAGGATTACAAAGACAAGCATGGAAGCTAA
- the iscA gene encoding iron-sulfur cluster assembly protein IscA, whose translation MAVTLTASAADHIQKYLSKRGKGIGLRLGVRTTGCSGMAYKLEYVDDPKPEDEVFESHGVRVFVDPKSLAYLQGTELDYAREGLNEGFKFQNPNEKATCGCGESFTV comes from the coding sequence ATGGCAGTGACACTGACGGCCAGCGCGGCCGACCATATCCAGAAGTATCTGAGCAAGCGCGGTAAAGGGATTGGTCTGCGGCTAGGCGTGCGAACCACCGGATGCTCGGGCATGGCGTACAAGCTCGAGTACGTAGACGACCCGAAACCTGAAGACGAGGTGTTCGAGAGTCATGGAGTCAGGGTGTTTGTTGACCCCAAGAGTCTCGCCTATCTGCAGGGTACTGAACTTGATTACGCTCGAGAGGGATTGAACGAGGGCTTCAAGTTTCAGAATCCGAACGAGAAGGCCACCTGTGGTTGTGGCGAGTCTTTCACGGTTTGA
- a CDS encoding IscS subfamily cysteine desulfurase → MSVKPVYFDYSATTPVDPRVVDKMVPWLYEHFGNPASRSHAFGWEAEAAVEQARADVAELINADPREIIWTSGATESNNLAIKGAAHFYAERGKHVITVKTEHKAVLDPCRELERQGFEVTYLDVMENGLVDMKALEAAIRPDTVLVSVMFVNNEIGVIQDIEAIGQMCRERKIIFHVDAAQATGKVAIDLEKLKVDLMSFCAHKTYGPKGIGALYIRRKPRVRLEAQMHGGGHERGFRSGTLATHQIVGMGESFRLARLEMGTENERIRMLRDRLWNGISEIEEVYLNGDLERRVPHNLNVSFNYVEGESLIMAVKELAVSSGSACTSASLEPSYVLRALGRNDELAHSSIRFTLGRFTTEQEVDFAVELLKARVQKLRDMSPLWEMAKEGIDLNSVQWTAH, encoded by the coding sequence ATGTCGGTCAAACCAGTCTATTTCGACTATTCAGCCACGACTCCCGTGGACCCGCGTGTGGTCGACAAGATGGTGCCGTGGCTCTATGAACATTTCGGCAATCCAGCTTCGCGCAGCCACGCATTCGGTTGGGAAGCGGAAGCGGCTGTCGAGCAAGCCCGTGCTGACGTGGCAGAGCTGATCAATGCGGACCCGCGTGAGATTATCTGGACCTCCGGTGCAACCGAATCTAACAACCTGGCCATCAAGGGCGCAGCTCATTTCTATGCTGAGCGTGGCAAACATGTGATTACGGTCAAGACAGAACACAAGGCGGTTCTTGATCCGTGCCGCGAACTTGAGCGTCAGGGTTTTGAAGTGACGTATCTTGATGTGATGGAGAATGGCCTTGTTGACATGAAGGCGCTTGAAGCTGCTATCCGGCCCGATACGGTTCTCGTGTCCGTGATGTTCGTCAATAACGAGATTGGCGTCATTCAGGACATAGAAGCGATTGGCCAGATGTGCCGCGAGCGCAAGATCATTTTCCACGTTGATGCGGCCCAGGCCACCGGCAAAGTTGCGATTGACCTCGAGAAGCTGAAGGTCGACCTGATGTCGTTTTGTGCGCACAAGACTTATGGTCCGAAGGGCATCGGTGCGTTATACATCCGTCGCAAGCCGCGTGTTCGTCTGGAAGCGCAGATGCACGGTGGCGGGCACGAACGGGGGTTCCGTTCCGGTACGCTTGCAACGCACCAGATTGTCGGCATGGGTGAGTCTTTCAGGCTTGCTCGGCTTGAGATGGGTACAGAGAACGAACGTATTCGTATGTTGCGGGATCGTCTCTGGAACGGTATCAGCGAGATCGAAGAGGTCTATCTGAACGGTGATCTCGAGCGTCGGGTGCCACACAACCTGAACGTGAGCTTTAATTACGTCGAAGGCGAGTCGCTCATCATGGCGGTCAAGGAGCTTGCAGTCTCTAGTGGATCCGCCTGTACATCGGCCAGCCTTGAACCCTCGTACGTTTTGCGCGCGCTGGGTCGTAACGATGAACTGGCACATAGTTCCATTCGTTTCACGCTGGGACGTTTCACGACTGAGCAGGAAGTCGACTTTGCAGTCGAGCTCCTTAAGGCGCGTGTCCAGAAATTGCGTGACATGTCACCGCTCTGGGAGATGGCCAAGGAAGGTATTGATCTCAACTCTGTCCAGTGGACAGCTCATTGA
- the lexA gene encoding transcriptional repressor LexA produces MATELTARQAQVLDLIVQLLEQTGFPPTRAELARKLGFKSTNAAEDHLRALARKGYIELKAGASRGIRLIQQKPTHNSTQAQIADQTVESGMPYASTISYALPSLNQTTLPLIGRVAAGSPILAQENVAKELAVDSSLFSSRPDYLLQVRGMSMRDIGILDGDLLAVKKTSEARVGEIVVARIDDEVTVKRLSREKGKIVLLPENPDFEPIHIRSGEVFAIEGLAVGLIRTQPLH; encoded by the coding sequence ATGGCTACTGAGTTAACCGCTCGACAAGCACAGGTGCTTGATCTCATCGTGCAGCTGCTCGAACAAACAGGTTTCCCTCCGACACGGGCTGAACTTGCGCGCAAGCTTGGATTCAAATCGACCAATGCGGCAGAAGATCATCTTCGTGCTCTGGCGCGAAAAGGCTATATCGAGCTCAAGGCAGGTGCATCACGAGGCATCAGGCTGATCCAGCAAAAACCGACGCATAATTCAACTCAAGCGCAGATAGCGGACCAGACTGTTGAGTCCGGCATGCCATATGCATCAACCATCTCGTATGCACTACCAAGCCTCAACCAGACCACTCTACCCCTGATTGGACGTGTGGCCGCCGGTTCGCCAATTCTTGCACAAGAGAACGTCGCGAAAGAGCTCGCCGTCGACTCATCGTTATTCTCGTCCAGACCGGACTACCTTCTTCAGGTTCGTGGAATGAGTATGCGCGACATCGGCATACTGGACGGGGATCTGTTAGCGGTCAAAAAGACGAGTGAAGCGCGTGTCGGAGAAATCGTGGTTGCCCGTATCGACGATGAGGTCACCGTCAAAAGACTGTCCAGGGAAAAGGGAAAAATTGTGCTACTGCCCGAGAATCCGGACTTTGAGCCGATTCATATCCGTTCTGGCGAGGTCTTTGCTATCGAAGGACTGGCGGTCGGCCTGATTCGAACACAGCCTTTACATTAA